The DNA region CGTCGCTGAAATTCCTCGTCGTCGACATGGCCGGAAATCCCGGCGCGCCCACGCGCACACTCGGCGCGATTCTCCCCGTCGGCAGCGACACCTACTTCTTCAAACTCAAAGGTCCCGACGCCACCGTCGCCGCCGCGAAGAACGACTTCCTCGCGTTTCTCGCCACCGTGAAATCCCGCTGAGCATCCACGCTCCCACGTCCCGACCGCCGTCTACGCCTCCGCCATCATGCTCCGCACCCTCTGGCAGAAAACCCTCCGCTTCTTTTCCTCGCTCGGCCTCACCGTGACGCTGCTCGCGTTGTCGATGGTGCTCATCTTCATCGCGACCCTCGATCAGGTCGATCTCGGCATCTACACCGTTCAGGAAAAATGGTTCCGCTCCTGGGTCGTCGTCCACTTCTTCGGCAAGGTAGGCTTCCTCTACCCCGGCGGCTACACTCTTGGCTTCCTCCTCCTCTTCAACCTCATCGCCGCCCACGCCACGCGCTTTAAGATGTCGTGGAAAAAGTCCGGCATCTTCCTGACCCACTTCGGCCTCATCCTGCTCCTCCTCGGCGAATTTTTCACCGGTATCCTCCAGGAAGATTTCCAGATGCGCATCGATGAGGGCCAGACGAAGAACTACTCCGAGAGTTTCCGCCTAAACGAACTCGCCATCATCGACGCGACCGACGCCAAGACCGACAAGGTCACCGCCATCCCCGAGGAGCTGCTCGCCACGCAAAAAATCCTCCACCACTCCACGCTCCCTTTCCGCATCGAGGTCAAAGCCTACTACCCGCACGCCGCGATGCAGATGACCGAGCAAGCGCAAAACCCCGCGCCCCAACTCGCCACCACCGGTTTCGGCCGCCGCTTCTCTGTCACCCCTTTCCCACTACCGAAGTCCGATCAGATCACGCTTCCCGCCGCCTACGTCGAACTCATCGGCCCGCAAGGCTCGCTCGGCACCTTCCTCGTTTCCGCCATGTCGCCGCAGCCCGAGAGCTTCAGCTACGCCGGTAAAACCTGGCAGCTCTCCCTCCGCGTCGCGCGCGAGTACAAACCCTTCTCACTCCACCTCATCAAGGT from Nibricoccus aquaticus includes:
- a CDS encoding cytochrome c biogenesis protein ResB codes for the protein MLRTLWQKTLRFFSSLGLTVTLLALSMVLIFIATLDQVDLGIYTVQEKWFRSWVVVHFFGKVGFLYPGGYTLGFLLLFNLIAAHATRFKMSWKKSGIFLTHFGLILLLLGEFFTGILQEDFQMRIDEGQTKNYSESFRLNELAIIDATDAKTDKVTAIPEELLATQKILHHSTLPFRIEVKAYYPHAAMQMTEQAQNPAPQLATTGFGRRFSVTPFPLPKSDQITLPAAYVELIGPQGSLGTFLVSAMSPQPESFSYAGKTWQLSLRVAREYKPFSLHLIKVTHDIYPGSDIPKNFASQVRLQTSDGKQDQEFKIYMNNPLRFGGFTFFQYQMDSANKSTVLQVVRNPSWLVPYIACLIMSVGLGLQFVLSLIAFRQKRSRAAA